In Ammospiza nelsoni isolate bAmmNel1 chromosome 30, bAmmNel1.pri, whole genome shotgun sequence, a single window of DNA contains:
- the NEFM gene encoding neurofilament medium polypeptide, producing MSYTMEPLGNPSYRRVTETRATYSRASASPSSGFRSQSWSRGSGSTVSSSYKRPNLGGPRAAYGSTVLSSAESLDVSQSSLLNGAAELKLSRSNEKEQLQGLNDRFAGYIEKVHYLEQQNKEIEAELAALRQKHAGRAQLSDAYEQELRELRGALEQVSHEKAQIQLDSEHIEEDIQRLRERFEDEARLRDETEATIRALRKEMEEASLMRAELDKKVQSLQDEVAFLRGNHEEEVAELLAQLQASHATVERKDYLKTDLTTALKEIRAQLECQSDHNMHQAEEWFKCRYAKLTEAAEQNKEAIRSAKEEIAEYRRQLQSKSIELESVRGTKESLERQLSDIEERHNNDLTTYQDTIHQLENELRGTKWEMARHLREYQDLLNVKMALDIEIAAYRKLLEGEETRFSAFSGSITGPIFTHRQPSVTIASTKIQKTKIEPPKLKVQHKFVEEIIEETKVEDEKSEMEDALAAIAEEMAAKAQQEEQEEEKAEEAAEEEAPAEQEAAAEEEEKEEEEAEEEEEAAKSDAAEEGGSEKEEIEEKEEGEEAEEEEEKPEAKGKAEEVPAKAEKVKTPPVKSPPKSPVTEPAKAAPKEKAAEAAKEQKVEKVEKAAKEEEKAASPEKPATPKVTSPEKPATPEKAVTPEKPATPEKAATPEKAASPEKAVAPEKLAPPEKLAPPEKLAPPEKARSPEKPASPEKPRTPEKAASPEKPRSPEKPPSPGKDAKAVVEETITVTKVTKVSAEAEKESRKEDIAVNGEVEEKKEEESKEKEEEDKGVVTNGLDVSPVDDKAEKIVVTKKAEKITGEGGDSGTTFITKSVTVTQKVEEHEESFEEKLVSTKKVEKVTSHAVVKEIKESE from the exons ATGAGCTACACCATGGAGCCCCTGGGCAACCCCTCGTACCGCCGGGTGACCGAGACCCGCGCCACCTACAGCCGCGCCAGCGCCTCCCCGTCCAGCGGCTTCCGCTCGCAGTCGTGGTCGCGGGGCTCGGGCAGCACCGTGTCCTCCTCCTACAAGCGCCCCAACCTGGGCGGCCCGCGGGCCGCCTACGGCTCCACGGTGCTGAGCTCGGCCGAGAGCCTGGACGTGAGCCAGTCCTCGCTGCTCAACGGCGCGGCCGAGCTCAAGCTGAGCCGCTCCAACgagaaggagcagctgcaggggctcaACGACCGCTTCGCCGGCTACATCGAGAAGGTGCATTacctggagcagcagaacaaGGAGATCGAGGCGGAGCTGGCGGCGCTGCGGCAGAAGCACGCCGGGCGGGCGCAGCTCAGCGACGCCTACGAGCAGGAGCTGCGGGAGCTGCGCGGGGCGCTGGAGCAGGTGAGCCACGAGAAGGCGCAGATCCAGCTGGACTCGGAGCACATCGAGGAGGACATCCAGCGCCTGCGGGAGCGCTTCGAGGATGAGGCGCGGCTGCGCGACGAGACGGAGGCGACGATCCGCGCCCTGCGCAAGGAGATGGAGGAGGCCTCGCTGATGCGCGCCGAGCTGGACAAGAAGGTGCAGTCGCTGCAGGACGAGGTGGCCTTCCTCAGGGGCAACCACGAGGAGGAGGTGGCCGAGCTGCTGGCGCAGCTGCAGGCGTCCCACGCCACCGTGGAGAGGAAGGACTACCTGAAGACGGACCTGACGACGGCGCTGAAGGAGATCCGCGCCCAGCTCGAGTGCCAGTCCGACCACAACATGCACCAGGCCGAGGAGTGGTTCAAGTGCCGCTACGCCAAGCTCACCGAGGCGGCCGAGCAGAACAAGGAGGCGATCCGCTCCGCCAAGGAGGAGATCGCCGAGTACCGCCGGCAGCTCCAGTCCAAGAGCATCGAGCTCGAGTCGGTGCGCGGCACCAAGGAGTCGCTGGAGAGGCAGCTCAGCGACATCGAGGAGCGCCACAACAACGACCTCACCACCTACCAG GACACGATTCACCAGCTGGAAAACGAGCTCAGAGGAACCAAGTGGGAAATGGCTCGTCACTTGCGGGAGTACCAGGACCTCCTCAATGTCAAGATGGCCCTGGACATCGAAATTGCTGCATACAG GAAGCTGCTGGAGGGTGAGGAGACAAGATTCAGTGCCTTCTCTGGAAGCATTACTGGTCCCATATTCACACACAGACAACCATCTGTCACAATAGCATCCACCAAaatccagaaaacaaaaatcgAACCACCAAAGCTGAAGGTCCAGCACAAGTTTGTAGAAGAAATCATTGAAGAGACGAAGGTGGAGGATGAGAAGTCTGAAATGGAAGATGCCCTGGCAGCCATCGCAGAAGAAATGGCAGCCAAGGCACAGCAagaggaacaggaggaagaaaaagcagaagaagctgcagaggaagaagctCCTGCAGAACAAGAAGCTGCAGCcgaggaggaagagaaggaggaagaggaagcagaggaggaagaagaagctgcAAAATCTGACGCTGCAGAAGAAGGTGGctctgaaaaagaagaaatcgaggaaaaggaagaaggggaggaagctgaggaagaggaggaaaaacctGAGGCCAAGGGCAAAGCTGAAGAGGTACCAGCAAAGGCAGAGAAGGTCAAAACACCTCCCGTAAAGtccccccccaaatcccctgtAACAGAGCCGGCCAAGGCtgcccccaaagaaaaagccgCGGAAGCAGCGAAGGAACAGAAGGTGGAGAAAGTGGAGAAGGCGGccaaggaggaggagaaagctgCATCTCCAGAGAAACCTGCCACACCAAAGGTGACCTCCCCGGAGAAACCTGCCACCCCCGAGAAGGCTGTGACCCCGGAGAAACCTGCCACCCCAGAAAAGGCTGCGACCCCCGAGAAAGCTGCCAGCCCCGAGAAGGCCGTGGCCCCGGAGAAGCTGGCACCCCCGGAGAAGCTGGCACCCCCGGAGAAGCTGGCACCCCCGGAGAAGGCGCGCTCCCCCGAGAAGCCGGCCAGCCCCGAGAAGCCGCGCACCCCTGAGAAAGCCGCAAGCCCCGAGAAGCCGCGGTCCCCGGAGAAACCTCCCTCCCCAGGCAAGGatgccaaggctgtggtggaAGAGACCATCACTGTCACCAAGGTCACGAAAGTGAGCGCCGAGGCCGAGAAGGAGTCCAGGAAAGAAGACATCGCGGTCAACGGGGAggtggaggagaagaaggaggaggagtccaaggagaaggaggaggaagacaaggGAGTGGTCACTAACGGCCTCGACGTGAGCCCTGTGGATGACAAGGCTGAGAAAATCGTAGTAAccaaaaaggcagagaaaatcACCGGGGAGGGCGGGGACAGCGGCACCACGTTCATCACGAAGTCGGTGACCGTCACTCAGAAGGTGGAGGAGCACGAAGAGAGCTTTGAGGAGAAGTTGGTGTCCACCAAGAAAGTGGAGAAAGTCACTTCACATGCTGTAGTAAAGGAGATTAAAGAGAGCGAATAA
- the NEFL gene encoding neurofilament light polypeptide, translating to MSSYGYDPFFPSYKRRYADSPRIHVSVRSGGGFGSARSAYSSLSAPVSSVSVRRSYATSSASSSLLHSVDSLDLSQVAAISNDLKSIRSQERAQLQDLNDRFACFIERVHELEQQNKVLEAELLVLRQKHAEPSRFRALYEQEIRELRLAAEEATSEKQALQGERESLEETLRGLQARYEEEVLSREDAEARLLEVRKGADEAALARAELEKRVDSLLDELAFLKKVHEEELAELQAQIQYAHLSVEMDVSAKPDLSAALRDIRAQYEKLAARNMQNAEEWFRSRFTVLSESAAKNTDAVRAAKDEVSESRRLLKAKTLEIEATRGMNEALEKQLQELEEKQSADISALQDTINKLENELRTTKSEMARYLKEYQDLLNVKMALDIEIAAYRKLLEGEETRLSFTSVGSITSGYSQSAPSFGRSAYSGLQASSYLMSARSFPTYYSSHVQEEQIEIEETIEAAKAGEAKAAPAEEGEEEEKEEGEEEAGEEAEEEEEGAKEESEEAKEGEEEEGEGEETAAEEGEESQEAAEEGGEEEKEEKEEKEAAGKEESEGKKKA from the exons ATGAGCTCGTACGGCTACGACCCGTTCTTCCCGTCCTACAAGCGGCGCTACGCGGACAGCCCGCGCATCCATGTGTCGGTGCGCAGCGGCGGCGGCTTCGGCTCGGCGCGCTCCGCGTACTCCAGCCTGTCCGCGCCCGTGTCCTCCGTGTCCGTGCGCCGCAGCTACGCCACCTCCAGCGCCTCCAGCTCGCTGCTGCACTCGGTGGACAGCCTGGACCTGAGCCAGGTGGCCGCCATCAGCAACGACCTCAAGTCCATCCGCAGCCAGGAGCGAGCGCAGCTGCAGGACCTCAACGACCGCTTCGCCTGCTTCATCGAGCGCGTCCacgagctggagcagcagaacaaGGTGCTGGAGGccgagctgctggtgctgcgGCAGAAGCACGCCGAGCCCTCCCGCTTCCGAGCGCTGTACGAGCAGGAGATCCGCGAGCTGCGCCTGGCCGCCGAGGAGGCGACGAGCGAGAAGCAGGCGCTGCAGGGCGAGCGGGAGAGCCTGGAGGAGACGCTGCGCGGGCTGCAGGCGCGCTAcgaggaggaggtgctgagccgCGAGGACGCGGAGGCGCGGCTGCTCGAGGTGCGCAAGGGCGCGGACGAGGCGGCGCTGGCGCGGGCGGAGCTGGAGAAGCGCGTGGACAGCCTGCTGGACGAGCTGGCCTTCCTCAAGAAGGTGCACGAGGAGGAGCTGGCCGAGCTGCAGGCGCAGATCCAGTACGCGCACCTGTCCGTGGAGATGGACGTGTCGGCCAAGCCCGACCTGTCGGCCGCGCTGCGCGACATCCGCGCGCAGTACGAGAAGCTGGCGGCGCGCAACATGCAGAACGCCGAGGAGTGGTTCCGCAGCCGCTTCACCGTGCTCAGCGAGAGCGCCGCCAAGAACACGGACGCCGTGCGAGCCGCCAAGGACGAGGTGTCCGAGAGCCGCCGCCTGCTCAAAGCCAAGACGCTGGAGATCGAGGCCACCCGCGGCATGAACGAGGCgctggagaagcagctgcaggagctggaagagAAGCAGAGCGCGGATATCTCCGCCCTGCAG GATACAATCAACAAATTGGAGAATGAGCTGAGAACCACAAAGAGTGAGATGGCTCGGTACTTGAAGGAATATCAGGACCTGCTCAATGTGAAAATGGCCCTGGACATCGAAATTGCAGCTTATAG GAAACTGCTGGAGGGGGAGGAGACCCGGCTGAGCTTCACCAGCGTGGGCAGCATCACCAGTGGGTACAGCCAGAGCGCCCCCAGCTTCGGCAGGTCTGCCTACAGCGGCCTCCAGGCCAGCTCCTACCTGATGAGCGCCCGCTCCTTCCCCACCTACTACTCCAGCCAcgtgcaggaggagcagattGAGATCGAGGAAACCATCGAGGCTGCTAAAGCAGGAGAGGCCAAGGCAGCCCCTGCAGAagagggtgaggaggaggagaaggaggaaggagaggaggaagcaggggaagaggctgaagaagaggaggaag GTGCCAAGGAGGAATCAGAAGAAGCCAAAGagggtgaggaagaggaaggagaaggggaagaaacagcagcagaagaaggGGAGGAGTCCCAGGAAGCTGCTGAGGAAGGTggtgaggaggagaaggaggagaaggaagagaaggaagcagcaggaaaggaggagagcGAAGGCAAGAAGAAGGCTTGA